CCCTCGCGGCGCTGGGCCAGAAGCCGGAGGCCGCGGTGCTGCTGGAGCGGGCCGCCAACCTCTGGAGCGTGGCCACCCCCGTGCCGCAGGCCGCGGCGCCGGCCGAATCCACCCCGCCGCGCCGCCCCGGTCCCACCCCCGCCCGCCCCGGCACTCCACCGGTGGTGCCGCGCCCCGGCACCACCACGCGGGCGGACTCCCTGGGCGCCAGCGGCCAGCCGGTGTCCGACTCGGTGGCGGTGGTCCGCTTCTACCTGGAGCTGCAGCAGGCCATCCGCTCCCGCCAGCTCGGCGAGGTGCGGCGCCTGCTGCCCAACATGACCGAGTCCGAGGAGCGCGACTGGCGCGGCATCCTCGAGGATGATCGCACCACCCGGATCGAGGCGCTGTACGAGGTGCGCACCGTCAGCCGGACCGAGGATGTGGTCTACGCCCGGGTGAAGGAGATCCTCACCCTGGTCCGCCAGAACGGGAAGATCGAGAAGAAACGCGACCGGCTCCTCTGGACCCAGCTGACCCTGGGCCCGCAGGGGTGGCGCCAGATCCGCGCGGAGAAAGCCCCCTGATGCCCATGCCACCGTTCCACCTCGCCTTTCCGGTGCACGACCTGGCCGCCGCCCGCGCCTTCTACGGCGGGCTCCTGGGCTGCGCCGAAGGCCGCAGCTCCGAACACTGGGTGGACTTCGATTTCCATGGGCACCAGGTGGTGGCGCACCTCTCGCCCGCGGAGGCCCGCCCCGCCGCCGCCAACCAGGTGGATGGGAAGGACGTGCCGGTCCGGCACTTCGGCGTGATCCTCGACTGGGACGCATGGCACGCGCTGGCCGATCGGCTCCGGGCGGCCGGCGTGCGCTTCATCATCGAACCCGGCATCCGCTTCCAGGGCCAGGTGGGTGAGCAGGCCACGATGTTCCTCCTCGACCCCTCCGGCAACGCGCTCGAGTTCAAGACCTTCCGCGACATGAGCCGGATCTTCGCGCGTTGACCCGGCGTCCCGTCGCGTCGTGCCTCCCCTCGCCAGGACCGCGCCCATGCGTCTCCGCCGCCTGCTGCCGGCCCTCACCCTCCTCCTCCCGATGACCGATCC
The Gemmatimonadota bacterium DNA segment above includes these coding regions:
- a CDS encoding VOC family protein; this encodes MPMPPFHLAFPVHDLAAARAFYGGLLGCAEGRSSEHWVDFDFHGHQVVAHLSPAEARPAAANQVDGKDVPVRHFGVILDWDAWHALADRLRAAGVRFIIEPGIRFQGQVGEQATMFLLDPSGNALEFKTFRDMSRIFAR